The following proteins are co-located in the Macadamia integrifolia cultivar HAES 741 chromosome 3, SCU_Mint_v3, whole genome shotgun sequence genome:
- the LOC122074837 gene encoding phytosulfokines-like, protein MSKTSITTLFLVALILFASLTCTAARPDPALPNDSLVKTKHANPVAKNADELESCDGIGKEECLMRRSLNAHTDYIYTQDANP, encoded by the exons ATGTCAAAGACTAGCATAACAACCCTTTTCTTGGTAGCCCTTATCCTCTTCGCCTCGCTCACATGTACGGCCGCTCGCCCTGATCCTGCTCTTCCCAATGATTCTCTTGTGAAAACCAAACATGCG AATCCAGTAGCAAAGAACGCGGACGAGCTTGAAAGTTGTGATGGAATCGGGAAGGAGGAGTGCTTGATGAGAAGGTCCCTTAACGCTCATACTGATTATATCTACACACAGGATGCAAAtccatga
- the LOC122073393 gene encoding endoglucanase 23-like, whose product MMRFPSHHRPLLLLFLVLVTVLTELKWVKCQGHDYQDALSKCILFFEGQRSGFLPADQRLTWRGNSGLGDGSASSLDLTGGYYDAGDNIKFGFPMAFTTTMLAWSVVEFGDSMPYFQLREALVAVRWATDYLLKTVSQPDRVFVQVGDPIIDHNCWERPEDMDTARTVYSVDTTRPGSDVAGETASALAAASMAFKSSDPGYSDTLLRTAVRVFQFADNYKGAYSDNPDVRSGACPFYCDFDGYQDELLWGAAWMRRASQDDSYLNYIQNNGKTLGADENINEFGWDNKHAGLNVLISKEFLERNVYSLESYKASADSFICTIIPESSSSHIEYTPGGLIYKPGGSNMQHVTSIAFLLLVYANYLSRSSQTLNCAGITVGPDTLRQLAKRQVDYILGDNPMGMSYMVGYGSNYPQRIHHRGSSLPSVKDHPQFIACKEGSVYFNSSDPNPNVLIGAVVGGPGEDDVYEDDRADFRKSEPTTYINAPLVGVLAYLAANPNPT is encoded by the exons ATGATGAGGTTCCCTTCTCATCATCGtccccttcttctcctctttcttgtTCTTGTCACTGTTCTCACTGAACTGAAGTGGGTTAAGTGTCAAGGCCATGATTACCAGGACGCATTGTCCAAGTGCATCTTATTCTTTGAAGGGCAGCGCTCTGGGTTTCTACCGGCGGATCAGCGGCTAACGTGGCGAGGGAATTCAGGCCTTGGTGACGGTTCGGCGAGCAGTTTGGACCTTACCGGTGGGTACTATGACGCCGGTGACAACATAAAGTTTGGGTTCCCCATGGCTTTCACCACTACAATGCTGGCCTGGAGTGTCGTTGAGTTTGGAGACTCTATGCCTTATTTTCAACTACGCGAAGCCCTCGTCGCCGTCCGTTGGGCCACTGATTACCTTCTCAAGACTGTCTCCCAACCTGACCGTGTTTTTGTTCAG GTGGGTGACCCAATCATAGACCACAACTGCTGGGAGAGACCAGAGGACATGGACACAGCTCGAACAGTTTACAGTGTGGACACGACGCGACCTGGTTCGGACGTGGCTGGTGAGACAGCGTCAGCCTTGGCTGCCGCTTCCATGGCTTTTAAATCATCTGACCCTGGTTACTCCGATACCCTTTTGCGCACTGCGGTCAGGGTCTTCCAATTTGCCGACAACTATAAAGGAGCTTATAGTGATAACCCCGACGTCAGATCCGGCGCCTGCCCCTTTTACTGTGACTTCGATGGGTATCAGGATGAGTTGCTGTGGGGAGCAGCGTGGATGAGGAGAGCTTCTCAGGACGATTCTTATCTCAATTATATTCAGAACAATGGGAAAACACTCGGCGCTGATGAAAATATTAACGAATTCGGATGGGACAACAAACACGCCGGCCTCAACGTTCTCATCTCCAAG GAATTCTTGGAACGAAATGTGTACTCCCTGGAGTCGTACAAAGCATCCGCGGATAGCTTTATCTGCACAATCATACCAGAGTCATCGTCTTCCCACATAGAATACACTCCAGGTGGTCTCATCTACAAGCCAGGTGGAAGCAACATGCAACACGTCACCTCCATAGCCTTCTTACTCCTCGTCTACGCCAATTACCTCTCTCGTTCATCACAGACCCTCAACTGTGCTGGTATCACAGTGGGCCCAGACACCCTCCGTCAACTGGCCAAGCGACAGGTGGATTACATCCTTGGGGATAACCCGATGGGTATGTCTTATATGGTCGGCTATGGGTCCAATTATCCACAACGTATCCATCACAGAGGCTCATCCTTACCGTCGGTGAAGGACCATCCTCAATTCATTGCTTGCAAGGAAGGGTCCGTCTACTTCAATTCATCGGATCCTAACCCAAACGTTCTTATCGGGGCAGTCGTTGGGGGACCCGGCGAGGATGATGTTTATGAGGATGACCGGGCCGACTTCCGGAAGTCCGAACCCACTACTTACATTAATGCTCCTTTGGTTGGTGTGCTTGCTTACTTGGCGGCAAACCCTAACCCTACTTAG
- the LOC122072678 gene encoding uncharacterized protein LOC122072678 isoform X1 produces the protein MSANSCMLEAMALEGDVLQGPISNSKGSDQIGDALSSEDVAWVDSCLVNDPELFDSDWDALKDALLDIVNSQSNSHIETLEAENGSHSRETSGELLPMNEDDEAGSASYPEGTGVYLVPSIEETKNAQFPDVTDDDLVPDSEKAETARYCSYVRSDFLNPHDAGENGDDGVDLWSTNEFDSSSGDIFKVWDLDTPTEEDELVKQLKKALTESSLRATPSTPDGGTDSNEEALDDLIAGIADLSLHPYSS, from the exons ATGTCTGCCAACAGTTGCATGCTAGAGG CCATGGCATTAGAAGGCGATGTTTTGCAAGGCcctatttcaaattcaaaaggtTCTGACCAGATTGGGGATGCACTCTCCTCAGAAGATGTAGCATGGGTTGATTCTTGCTTGGTTAATGATCCTGAACTGTTTGATAGTGATTGGGATGCTCTAAAAGATGCACTATTAGACATTGTCAATTCCCAATCCAATTCACATATTGAGACTTTGGAAGCTGAAAATGGTTCACATTCAAGAGAAACTTCTGGTGAGCTTCTTCCCATGAATGAGGATGACGAGGCAGGAAGTGCATCATATCCAGAAGGAACTGGTGTTTACCTCGTTCCTTCTattgaagaaacaaaaaatgcaCAATTTCCAGATGTAACTGATGATGACCTTGTTCCTGACAGTGAAAAAGCTGAAACAGCAAGATATTGCAGTTACGTGCGAAGTGACTTCCTGAATCCTCATGATGCAGGGGaaaatggagatgatggagtAGATTTATGGTCCACAAATGAGTTTGACTCGTCATCTGGTGATATCTTCAAGGTCTGGGATCTGGATACACCTACTGAGGAAGATGAACTTGTCAAACAGTTAAAAAAGGCTCTTACAGAAAGTTCCCTGCGAGCTACACCATCAACTCCAGATGGTGGCACTGATTCAAATGAGGAAGCACTTGATGATCTAATTGCTGGCATTGCTGATCTATCTTTGCATCCATACTCCAGTTGA
- the LOC122072600 gene encoding protein PHLOEM PROTEIN 2-LIKE A10-like, with protein MELQLVQKGLDFSRRRKKWLFLLAALSFTGYGAYKVYYLPSVVKKRKRFLKLLGALISVAEAVSDSAETISVVSKDLKDFLQSDSDQIPTSLKQISKITRSEEFSESLVRVTQALTLGILRGYRSDARNGDEALTTSGLTDRLMDRLFSTAGFGFASVVVGSFARSMVLAFYSDDQSSGGSNLDHHQIIPPCFGPDSLSPPRWVNVLCSNKCRELIADCIQLFVNTAVAVYLDKTMDINTYDEIFSGLTNPKHERKVREILVSLCNGAVETLVKTSHQVLSNSSSNSSSLAVGLGEGTNTTRDDVSKEAVAMELKEKKSLDGIRGSGWVGKVSSTLAVPSNRRFVLDLTGRVTFETVRSFLEFLVWKLLDGLKKSYNIVHEEVVERGMEVVRYISAKSSVIITVCLSLCLHMVGGARVLIPA; from the coding sequence ATGGAGCTGCAGTTGGTGCAGAAGGGATTGGATTTCTCCcggagaaggaagaaatggcTTTTCCTACTCGCAGCGCTCAGCTTCACTGGTTATGGTGCCTACAAGGTATATTATTTGCCTTCTGTggtgaagaagagaaagaggttTTTAAAGCTTCTTGGAGCCTTGATTTCCGTGGCCGAAGCCGTTTCCGATTCTGCAGAGACGATCTCAGTTGTTTCTAAGGACTTGAAGGATTTCCTTCAGTCAGATTCGGATCAAATCCCCACCAGTCTGAAGCAGATATCCAAAATCACGAGATCAGAAGAGTTCTCTGAGTCGCTGGTTCGGGTGACACAGGCTTTAACATTGGGGATTTTGCGAGGTTATCGCTCTGATGCGAGGAACGGAGATGAAGCATTGACCACTTCTGGCTTAACTGACCGTCTTATGGACAGGCTTTTCTCTACGGCTGGCTTTGGTTTTGCTTCTGTGGTTGTTGGTAGCTTTGCCAGAAGCATGGTCTTGGCTTTCTACTCTGATGACCAATCTTCCGGAGGTTCAAATCTCGACCACCACCAGATAATTCCCCCCTGTTTTGGCCCTGATTCGTTATCTCCACCAAGATGGGTAAATGTGTTATGCAGTAACAAGTGCAGAGAGCTCATCGCTGACTGCATCCAGCTATTTGTAAACACTGCAGTTGCGGTTTACCTTGACAAGACTATGGATATCAACACTTATGATGAAATCTTCTCCGGTTTGACGAACCCCAAGCATGaaaggaaagtgagagagaTATTGGTTTCTCTCTGCAATGGCGCTGTAGAAACTCTTGTGAAAACATCTCACCAAGTATTGAGTAATTCAAGttcaaattcctcttccttgGCTGTTGGTCTAGGGGAAGGTACAAACACTACCAGAGATGATGTTTCTAAGGAAGCAGTGGCAATGgaactgaaagagaaaaaatcattGGATGGAATTAGGGGCAGTGGTTGGGTTGGAAAGGTGTCTTCTACGTTGGCAGTTCCAAGCAATAGGAGATTCGTTCTTGATTTGACTGGAAGGGTGACATTCGAAACTGTAAGATCTTTCCTGGAATTTTTAGTATGGAAATTATTGGATGGTTTGAAAAAGAGTTACAACATTGTTCATGAGGAGGTTGTTGAGAGGGGAATGGAAGTCGTAAGATATATTAGTGCCAAGTCATCTGTTATTATTACTGTATGCCTTTCTTTATGCTTGCACATGGTAGGTGGTGCAAGGGTCTTGATTCCAGCTTAA
- the LOC122074020 gene encoding uncharacterized TPR repeat-containing protein At1g05150-like — protein MATRGSRAEKVKRIFQQFDLNKDGGLNREEMAALVVAVNPRVKFSDEQINAILDEVFRTYGEFIDGEKGLTYEGLLRTYDDGAGDVDRDFDALGLEFDSAKAMEMTSEASSSSIADERVVDPHKRQRTAAWAASPNHGIVFDDTWKLVDDLEILVKRLKAKQAKDGTMKGDNFDVYSDPGWSRELGPSSELSVSEKRVFWDDSTHDYAVFVKELGILRSRADGARSREEAFDGHMAIGRVLYEHQLFKEALVSFKRACELQPTDVRPHFRAGNCLYILGRHPEAKEEFLLALEAAEAGGNQWAYLLPQIHVNLGISLEGEGMVLSACEHYREAAILCPTHFRALKLLGSALFGVGEHRAAEKALEEAIFLKPDYADAHCDLGSALHAMGEDERAIQEFQKAIDLKPGHVDALYNLGGLYVDMGRYQRASEMYTRVLAVWPNHWKAQLNKAVSLLGANESEEAKKALKEAFKMTKRVEVHDTIVHLKQLQRKKTEGNNGAEGEGAYIVVEQSKFKKVGRRTTLRQDLASALEIRAFQRLTRLSRCDVDLLKKEMAETEVPVSYSGSGVPEKSIRKANLEETLRKLLNFLKPETFQGTVKAINERILTVLDDSGSGRVDLGMFYAVLAPICSGPAERRKRVVFDALLWRPVNEGGGVHIKKADAIRYIKLLRAIYIPSHGVSEILEVHGEADVSPVSFSEFLEMFNDRDWGFGIMATLLKLETGDRTRHGHHACSICRYPIVGSRFKEMKLHFSLCSLCYCEGKVPSAFKQEEYRFKEYGSEAEAMKDKCMFFSLHSKSSSENDP, from the coding sequence ATGGCTACACGGGGTAGCAGAGCGGAgaaagtgaagagaattttccaGCAATTCGACTTGAACAAAGATGGAGGTCTCAACAGAGAAGAAATGGCGGCTCTAGTCGTCGCCGTCAACCCTAGAGTCAAGTTCAGCGACGAGCAGATCAATGCTATCCTCGACGAGGTCTTCCGCACCTATGGTGAGTTCATCGATGGAGAAAAGGGTCTCACCTATGAGGGTCTTCTCCGTACCTACGATGACGGTGCTGGCGATGTCGATCGCGACTTCGACGCCCTCGGCCTTGAGTTCGACTCCGCTAAAGCCATGGAAATGACTTCCGAGGCCTCTTCATCATCGATTGCCGATGAGAGGGTGGTGGATCCTCATAAGAGGCAGAGGACCGCTGCCTGGGCGGCTTCACCGAACCATGGGATCGTCTTCGACGATACGTGGAAGCTTGTTGATGATTTGGAGATTCTGGTGAAAAGGTTGAAAGCGAAGCAGGCCAAGGATGGAACGATGAAGGGGGATAACTTTGATGTCTACTCCGACCCCGGCTGGTCTAGGGAATTGGGACCCTCTTCGGAGCTCTCGGTCTCGGAGAAAAGGGTCTTCTGGGACGACTCCACCCACGACTACGCCGTGTTCGTGAAGGAATTGGGGATTCTTAGAAGCAGAGCAGACGGCGCAAGGTCCAGAGAAGAAGCTTTCGATGGGCACATGGCGATTGGTCGGGTTCTGTACGAGCACCAACTGTTTAAGGAAGCTCTGGTCAGCTTCAAGCGGGCTTGCGAGCTTCAGCCCACCGACGTTAGGCCACATTTCAGGGCCGGCAACTGTTTGTACATTCTCGGGAGACACCCTGAGGCCAAAGAGGAGTTCCTCTTGGCTCTTGAGGCTGCCGAGGCCGGTGGGAACCAGTGGGCTTaccttcttccccaaatccaTGTTAATCTTGGGATTTCGCTCGAGGGTGAAGGTATGGTTTTAAGTGCTTGCGAGCATTACAGAGAAGCTGCAATCCTTTGTCCGACCCATTTTAGGGCTTTGAAGCTTCTTGGTAGTGCCCTTTTTGGAGTGGGAGAGCATAGGGCGGCCGAGAAGGCACTGGAAGAGGCTATTTTCTTGAAACCGGACTATGCAGATGCACATTGCGATCTGGGTTCCGCTTTGCATGCTATGGGGGAGGACGAGAGGGCAATTCAGGAGTTTCAGAAGGCCATAGATTTGAAGCCTGGGCATGTTGATGCTTTGTACAATTTGGGGGGGCTTTATGTGGATATGGGCAGGTATCAGAGAGCTTCAGAGATGTATACCAGGGTTCTGGCTGTCTGGCCAAACCATTGGAAGGCGCAGCTTAACAAGGCTGTATCTTTGTTGGGAGCCAATGAGTCTGAAGAAGCCAAGAAAGCACTAAAAGAAGCTTTCAAGATGACAAAAAGGGTTGAAGTACATGACACTATTGTTCATTTGAAGCAACTGCAGAGGAAGAAGACCGAGGGTAACAATGGCGCTGAAGGGGAGGGTGCATACATTGTGGTGGAGCAATCGAAGTTTAAGAAGGTGGGTAGGAGGACTACTTTGAGGCAGGACTTGGCCAGTGCCCTTGAAATCAGGGCTTTCCAGAGGCTCACCAGGTTGAGTCGATGTGATGTTGATCTTCTGAAGAAGgaaatggcagaaacagaaGTTCCAGTGTCCTATTCTGGCAGCGGTGTTCCTGAGAAATCCATCCGCAAGGCTAACTTAGAGGAAACTCTCCGTAAATTGCTTAATTTCTTGAAACCTGAGACCTTCCAAGGAACTGTCAAAGCGATCAATGAGAGGATTCTTACTGTCTTGGATGATTCGGGCTCTGGTAGGGTGGATTTGGGTATGTTCTATGCTGTTCTTGCCCCTATATGTTCTGGCCCGGCTGAAAGACGCAAGAGGGTTGTGTTTGATGCACTTCTGTGGAGACCTGTGAATGAAGGTGGTGGAGTCCATATCAAGAAAGCTGATGCCATTAGGTACATCAAATTGTTGAGAGCTATTTATATTCCTTCCCATGGCGTCAGTGAAATTCTGGAAGTCCATGGAGAAGCTGATGTTTCACCAGTCTCCTTTTCAGAGTTCCTTGAAATGTTTAATGATAGGGATTGGGGTTTTGGAATCATGGCCACTCTATTGAAACTCGAGACTGGGGACAGAACACGCCATGGTCACCATGCTTGCTCTATCTGCCGTTATCCTATCGTAGGGTCTCGTTTTAAGGAGATGAAACTGCATTTCAGTTTATGTAGTCTATGCTATTGTGAAGGGAAGGTACCTTCTGCCTTCAAGCAGGAAGAGTATAGATTCAAGGAATATGGGAGTGAGGCTGAAGCCATGAAAGATAAGTGCATGTTCTTCAGTTTGCATTCTAAAAGCTCATCTGAAAATGATCCATAA
- the LOC122072678 gene encoding uncharacterized protein LOC122072678 isoform X2, with translation MALEGDVLQGPISNSKGSDQIGDALSSEDVAWVDSCLVNDPELFDSDWDALKDALLDIVNSQSNSHIETLEAENGSHSRETSGELLPMNEDDEAGSASYPEGTGVYLVPSIEETKNAQFPDVTDDDLVPDSEKAETARYCSYVRSDFLNPHDAGENGDDGVDLWSTNEFDSSSGDIFKVWDLDTPTEEDELVKQLKKALTESSLRATPSTPDGGTDSNEEALDDLIAGIADLSLHPYSS, from the coding sequence ATGGCATTAGAAGGCGATGTTTTGCAAGGCcctatttcaaattcaaaaggtTCTGACCAGATTGGGGATGCACTCTCCTCAGAAGATGTAGCATGGGTTGATTCTTGCTTGGTTAATGATCCTGAACTGTTTGATAGTGATTGGGATGCTCTAAAAGATGCACTATTAGACATTGTCAATTCCCAATCCAATTCACATATTGAGACTTTGGAAGCTGAAAATGGTTCACATTCAAGAGAAACTTCTGGTGAGCTTCTTCCCATGAATGAGGATGACGAGGCAGGAAGTGCATCATATCCAGAAGGAACTGGTGTTTACCTCGTTCCTTCTattgaagaaacaaaaaatgcaCAATTTCCAGATGTAACTGATGATGACCTTGTTCCTGACAGTGAAAAAGCTGAAACAGCAAGATATTGCAGTTACGTGCGAAGTGACTTCCTGAATCCTCATGATGCAGGGGaaaatggagatgatggagtAGATTTATGGTCCACAAATGAGTTTGACTCGTCATCTGGTGATATCTTCAAGGTCTGGGATCTGGATACACCTACTGAGGAAGATGAACTTGTCAAACAGTTAAAAAAGGCTCTTACAGAAAGTTCCCTGCGAGCTACACCATCAACTCCAGATGGTGGCACTGATTCAAATGAGGAAGCACTTGATGATCTAATTGCTGGCATTGCTGATCTATCTTTGCATCCATACTCCAGTTGA